One stretch of Actinacidiphila sp. DG2A-62 DNA includes these proteins:
- a CDS encoding MlaE family ABC transporter permease — MTAPPRPPAAVPAARPRRSVPGTGALRETGQLMTLAATTVRDTFRRPFQVRELIEQFWFVASVTILPAALVSIPFGAVIALQVGSLTQQLGAQSFTGGASVLAVIQQASPLIVALLIAGAGGSAICADLGSRKIREELDAMEVMGVSPVQRLIVPRVLATMLVAVFLNGLVSVVGTLGGYFFNVIMQHGTPGAYLSSFSALAQLPDLYISEIKALVFGFIAGIVAAYRGLHPKGGPKGVGDAVNQSVVITFLLLFLVNVVLTAIYLQLVPQKGA; from the coding sequence ATGACCGCGCCGCCGCGCCCGCCCGCCGCCGTGCCGGCCGCCCGCCCCCGCAGGTCCGTGCCGGGCACCGGAGCGCTGCGCGAGACCGGCCAGTTGATGACGCTGGCCGCCACCACCGTGCGCGACACCTTCCGCCGTCCGTTCCAAGTACGCGAGCTGATCGAGCAGTTCTGGTTCGTCGCCAGCGTCACGATCCTGCCCGCGGCACTGGTGTCCATCCCGTTCGGCGCCGTCATCGCTCTGCAAGTCGGCTCGCTCACCCAGCAGTTGGGCGCGCAGTCGTTCACCGGCGGGGCCAGCGTGCTGGCCGTCATCCAGCAGGCCAGCCCGCTGATCGTGGCGCTGCTCATCGCCGGCGCGGGCGGCAGCGCCATCTGCGCCGACCTCGGCTCCCGCAAGATCCGCGAGGAACTGGACGCGATGGAGGTGATGGGCGTCTCGCCGGTGCAGCGGCTGATCGTGCCGCGGGTGCTGGCCACCATGCTCGTCGCGGTCTTCCTCAACGGCCTGGTCTCGGTGGTCGGCACCCTCGGCGGCTACTTCTTCAACGTGATCATGCAGCACGGCACGCCCGGCGCGTACCTGTCCAGCTTCTCGGCGCTGGCCCAGCTGCCCGACCTGTACATCAGCGAGATCAAGGCGCTGGTCTTCGGCTTCATCGCCGGCATCGTCGCCGCCTACCGCGGCCTGCACCCCAAGGGCGGCCCAAAGGGCGTCGGCGACGCGGTCAACCAGTCCGTGGTCATCACCTTCCTGCTGCTGTTCCTGGTCAACGTCGTGCTCACGGCGATCTATCTGCAGCTCGTCCCGCAGAAGGGAGCCTGA
- a CDS encoding MlaE family ABC transporter permease, with product MALLDKDAPPAEPPPPGPRPRPRRSATRWLRWLDETGDHLIFHITAVLWIPRTLRRYIKEVQRLLAEVAFGSGGLGVIGGTVGVMIGMTLATGTVVGLQGYAAMNELGTTAFTGFISAYFNTREIAPLVAGLALSATVGAGFTAQLGAMRINEEVDALEGMGIRSMPYLVTTRIIAGVVAIVPLYGIGLLSSYAASRLVTVWVNGQSKGTYDHYFTLFLAPEDVLLSTLKVLIFSVVVILAHCYYGYTAKGGPAGVGIAVGRSVRNAIVIISITDFFLSLAIWGATTTVRVAG from the coding sequence ATGGCCCTGCTCGACAAGGACGCACCGCCGGCCGAGCCGCCGCCCCCCGGCCCGCGGCCCCGCCCCCGGCGCTCGGCCACCCGCTGGCTGCGCTGGCTGGACGAGACCGGCGACCACCTGATCTTCCACATCACCGCCGTGCTGTGGATCCCGCGCACCCTGCGCCGCTACATCAAAGAGGTGCAGCGGCTGCTGGCCGAGGTCGCCTTCGGCAGCGGCGGCCTCGGCGTGATCGGCGGCACCGTCGGCGTGATGATCGGCATGACGCTCGCCACCGGAACCGTCGTCGGCCTCCAGGGCTACGCGGCGATGAACGAGCTGGGCACCACCGCGTTCACCGGCTTCATCTCCGCCTACTTCAACACCCGTGAGATCGCCCCGCTGGTGGCCGGCCTGGCGCTGTCGGCGACCGTCGGCGCCGGCTTCACCGCACAGCTCGGCGCGATGCGCATCAACGAGGAGGTCGACGCGCTGGAGGGCATGGGCATCCGCTCCATGCCGTACCTGGTCACCACCCGGATCATCGCCGGCGTGGTGGCGATCGTGCCGCTCTACGGCATCGGCCTGCTCAGCAGCTACGCCGCCTCCCGGCTGGTCACGGTGTGGGTCAACGGCCAGTCCAAGGGCACCTACGACCACTACTTCACCCTGTTCCTGGCCCCCGAGGACGTGCTGCTGTCCACGCTGAAGGTGCTGATCTTCAGCGTCGTGGTGATCCTCGCGCACTGCTACTACGGCTACACCGCCAAGGGCGGCCCGGCCGGCGTCGGCATCGCGGTGGGCCGCTCGGTGCGCAACGCCATCGTGATCATCTCGATCACCGACTTCTTCCTGTCGCTGGCGATCTGGGGCGCCACCACCACCGTGCGGGTGGCCGGATGA
- a CDS encoding carbohydrate ABC transporter permease gives MAATTVPEKTTKRHAGRASGPQPAGGRRGLSRTVAHNLQAYGFLIGAILCFGLFSWYPMVREFIMSFQQTRRGVTSWVGLHNIKTVYHDPYFWTAWKNTAEFTLYALVIGFAVPFFVAILLNELRHARAYLRILVYLPVMLPPVAGALLFKYFYNPEYGLFNHILSFFHLPTSQWLDSSHTAMISVVIAATWMSMGSATLIYLAALQNIPGELYEAADLDGAGLWSKIWHVTIPQTRLVLSLMLLLQIVATMQEFTNVYLMAGGNGPENSTMTVVYMVYQYGYRYNNFGGAAALGLFLLLVLAGFSALYARLSRNSD, from the coding sequence ATGGCGGCGACGACCGTCCCCGAGAAAACGACCAAGCGCCACGCCGGGCGCGCATCGGGCCCGCAGCCCGCAGGCGGCCGCCGGGGCCTGAGCCGCACGGTGGCCCACAACCTCCAGGCCTACGGGTTCCTGATCGGCGCGATCCTCTGCTTCGGCCTGTTCTCCTGGTACCCGATGGTCCGGGAGTTCATCATGAGCTTCCAGCAGACCAGGCGCGGCGTGACCAGCTGGGTCGGCCTGCACAACATCAAGACCGTCTACCACGACCCGTACTTCTGGACGGCGTGGAAGAACACCGCCGAATTCACCCTCTACGCGCTGGTGATCGGTTTCGCGGTGCCGTTCTTCGTGGCCATCCTGCTCAACGAGCTGCGGCACGCGCGGGCTTATCTGCGCATTCTGGTCTACCTGCCGGTGATGCTCCCGCCGGTGGCCGGCGCGCTGCTGTTCAAGTACTTCTACAACCCCGAGTACGGGCTGTTCAACCACATCCTGTCGTTCTTCCACCTGCCGACGTCGCAATGGCTGGACTCCTCGCACACGGCGATGATCTCGGTGGTGATCGCGGCGACCTGGATGAGCATGGGCAGCGCCACGCTGATCTACCTGGCCGCGCTGCAGAACATCCCCGGTGAGCTGTACGAGGCCGCCGACCTGGACGGGGCAGGCCTGTGGAGCAAGATCTGGCACGTCACGATCCCGCAGACCCGGCTGGTGCTGTCGCTGATGCTGCTGCTGCAGATCGTGGCGACGATGCAGGAATTCACCAACGTGTACCTGATGGCCGGCGGAAACGGCCCGGAGAACTCCACGATGACCGTGGTCTACATGGTCTACCAGTACGGATACCGCTACAACAACTTCGGCGGCGCCGCAGCGCTCGGCCTCTTCCTGCTCCTCGTACTCGCCGGATTCTCCGCCCTGTACGCACGGCTGAGCCGGAACAGCGACTAG
- a CDS encoding carbohydrate ABC transporter permease yields the protein MAEFTPQNRTLISSASLARRKGKIVYWTVLSVVLVVFTLVFVGPLYWMATSGFKSVHEVLHNPPTLFPHHAQPSNYKTAWTQLKLARLLWNTLYYAFGALAFQLVFDVSAAYALSKLRPVLGNVILGAMLATLMIPAAVLIIPQYMTVLDLPLLHVNLINHPWAIWLPTVANGFNIFLLKRFFDSIPNDLMAAAAIDGAGPTRTLVSIVLPMSRPILGVVSIFAVVNVWKDFLWPMLVEPDPTKQPINIGINSLSQGVPQNVLIAALAISAVPTLLIFLLFQRNIMSGLTAGSLKG from the coding sequence ATGGCAGAATTCACCCCCCAGAACCGGACGCTGATCTCCTCGGCGTCGCTGGCCCGGCGCAAGGGCAAGATCGTCTACTGGACCGTGCTGTCGGTGGTGCTGGTCGTCTTCACGCTGGTCTTCGTCGGCCCGCTGTACTGGATGGCGACCAGCGGCTTCAAGTCGGTGCACGAGGTGCTGCACAACCCGCCGACGCTCTTCCCGCACCACGCCCAGCCGTCCAACTACAAGACGGCCTGGACGCAGCTCAAGCTCGCCCGGCTGCTGTGGAACACCCTGTACTACGCCTTCGGCGCGCTCGCCTTCCAGCTGGTCTTCGACGTCTCCGCGGCCTACGCGCTGTCCAAGCTCCGCCCGGTGCTGGGCAACGTGATCCTGGGCGCGATGCTCGCGACGCTGATGATCCCGGCCGCGGTGCTGATCATCCCGCAGTACATGACCGTGCTCGACCTGCCGCTGCTGCACGTCAACCTGATCAACCACCCGTGGGCGATCTGGCTGCCGACGGTCGCCAACGGCTTCAACATCTTCCTGCTCAAACGCTTCTTCGACTCGATCCCGAACGACCTGATGGCGGCCGCCGCGATCGACGGCGCGGGCCCGACCCGCACGCTGGTGTCCATCGTGCTGCCGATGTCCCGGCCGATCCTCGGCGTGGTGTCGATCTTCGCGGTGGTGAACGTCTGGAAGGACTTCCTCTGGCCGATGCTGGTGGAGCCCGACCCGACGAAGCAGCCGATCAACATCGGCATCAACTCGCTGTCCCAGGGCGTGCCGCAGAACGTGCTCATCGCGGCGCTGGCGATCTCCGCGGTGCCGACGCTGCTGATCTTCCTGCTCTTCCAGCGCAACATCATGTCCGGCCTGACGGCGGGCAGCCTCAAGGGCTGA
- a CDS encoding ABC transporter substrate-binding protein, with amino-acid sequence MSRIGYRRLVAVALVTGIGLAGAACSSDKKDDSGSKASSASAGTPLDPKTKVTISVDCEPPTTKKAERKQWIDDVAEFNKTYPNVTIKSKDTFPCEDPDKFTAQLQGQSETDVFYSYVTDLNQVLDAGQAADISAYVNDKTVPNLKDIDPNVLNILKDDGKLYGLPTTNYSMGLIYNRKIFKEAGLDPDRPPTTWDEIRQDAKVIQDKLGSKGIHGFFEYGAGNQGGWHLTSALYGAGNNVVSQDGTKAAFNGPEATQILQTIHDMRWVDNSMPASPGKAWGESQKAMGAGQIGMYLAAPDDIQLMVQQYGANYDDLGMAPIPGGKTSLMGGNDYFFKKSDSPDQIKAGIAWINFKFLTLKKGQFNYARNKADGIPVGLPQPFFFTGQAKATDTADKTQYATVPVANYKSYVDAQVPVKAEPPNAQKLYTVLDTVMSGVLTDKNANIGKLLSTASSQADQLLAAGQ; translated from the coding sequence ATGAGCAGAATCGGCTACCGCAGACTGGTGGCGGTCGCGCTGGTCACAGGCATCGGCCTGGCCGGCGCGGCGTGTTCCAGCGACAAGAAGGACGACTCCGGCAGCAAGGCCAGCAGCGCTTCGGCCGGGACCCCCTTGGACCCCAAGACCAAGGTCACCATCAGCGTCGACTGTGAGCCGCCGACCACCAAGAAGGCCGAGCGCAAGCAGTGGATCGACGACGTCGCCGAGTTCAACAAGACGTACCCGAACGTGACGATCAAGAGCAAGGACACGTTCCCCTGCGAGGACCCGGACAAGTTCACCGCCCAGCTCCAGGGCCAGTCCGAGACCGACGTCTTCTACAGCTACGTCACCGACCTCAACCAGGTCCTCGACGCCGGCCAGGCCGCCGACATCAGCGCGTACGTCAACGACAAGACGGTGCCGAACCTCAAGGACATCGACCCCAACGTCCTGAACATCCTCAAGGACGACGGCAAGCTCTACGGCCTGCCCACCACGAACTACTCGATGGGCCTGATCTACAACCGCAAGATCTTCAAGGAGGCCGGCCTCGACCCCGACCGGCCGCCGACCACCTGGGACGAGATCCGGCAGGACGCCAAGGTCATCCAGGACAAGCTGGGCAGCAAGGGCATCCACGGCTTCTTCGAGTACGGCGCCGGCAACCAGGGCGGCTGGCACCTGACATCCGCGCTCTACGGCGCCGGCAACAACGTGGTCAGCCAGGACGGCACCAAGGCCGCGTTCAACGGCCCCGAGGCCACCCAGATCCTGCAGACCATCCACGACATGCGCTGGGTCGACAACAGCATGCCGGCCAGCCCCGGCAAGGCGTGGGGCGAGAGCCAGAAGGCGATGGGCGCCGGGCAGATCGGCATGTACCTCGCCGCCCCCGACGACATCCAGCTGATGGTCCAGCAGTACGGCGCGAACTACGACGACCTCGGCATGGCGCCGATCCCCGGCGGCAAGACCTCGCTGATGGGCGGCAACGACTACTTCTTCAAGAAGTCGGACAGCCCGGACCAGATCAAGGCCGGCATCGCCTGGATCAACTTCAAGTTCCTGACCCTGAAGAAGGGCCAGTTCAACTACGCCCGCAACAAGGCGGACGGCATCCCGGTCGGCCTGCCGCAGCCGTTCTTCTTCACCGGCCAGGCCAAGGCCACCGACACCGCGGACAAGACCCAGTACGCCACCGTCCCGGTCGCCAACTACAAGAGCTACGTGGACGCGCAGGTGCCGGTGAAGGCCGAGCCGCCGAACGCGCAGAAGCTCTACACCGTGCTGGACACCGTGATGTCCGGTGTGCTGACCGACAAGAACGCCAACATCGGCAAGCTCCTGTCCACCGCCTCCAGCCAGGCGGACCAGCTGCTGGCCGCCGGCCAGTAG
- a CDS encoding helix-turn-helix domain-containing protein, translating into MGPIPREFAAVMRPELPSLLEEMAAEIVAAIPEYGPLLEGPNGRVIKIGIEQSIATFVDRVAAPTATTALRDDLCRQFGRFEAYEGRSLDSLQSAYRIGCQVALRRVRTVGRRYSLSASFMLTFADALFAYMGDLAELSREGYVQALEELGEEPDNRRRRLLRRILGGAAVARGALAELADHSGWPLPEEVTLVALAPGSRPSRAALDRDLLVDFADPEPHLLIPGPLTPARRESLAAALDGCRAAVGLTTALGEAADSLRWARHTLALAESGIISPAGGANGTGGANGMGGANGTGGTATGAATEARTTAMTEAGTGAASADGGGVLLSEDHLLPLWLLGDSALADQIATKYLAPLVGLTPAQRSRLIDTLRIRLTTRGTAAQVAELLGVHPQTVRYRLRILDRAFGDQLADPDDRFATEIALRALHLREHGEGGGARTSPPRGPAPATAAPERAGARASRAVRRRPPPPGPLRGVRLQLGEPTGLARVPGERQPQVAGARRP; encoded by the coding sequence ATGGGTCCGATACCGCGCGAGTTCGCCGCCGTGATGCGCCCGGAACTCCCCAGTCTTTTAGAAGAGATGGCCGCTGAAATCGTCGCCGCGATCCCCGAATACGGACCGCTGCTCGAAGGCCCCAACGGCCGCGTGATCAAAATCGGGATCGAGCAGAGCATCGCCACATTCGTGGACCGGGTGGCGGCGCCCACGGCGACCACCGCGCTGCGCGACGACCTGTGCCGGCAGTTCGGCCGCTTCGAGGCGTACGAGGGCCGCAGCCTGGACAGCCTGCAGTCGGCGTACCGGATCGGCTGCCAGGTGGCGCTGCGCCGGGTGCGCACCGTCGGCCGCCGCTACAGCCTCTCCGCCTCCTTCATGCTCACCTTCGCCGACGCGCTCTTCGCGTACATGGGCGATCTCGCCGAACTCTCCCGCGAGGGCTACGTCCAGGCGCTGGAGGAGCTGGGCGAGGAGCCGGACAACCGGCGCAGGCGGCTGCTGCGGCGCATCCTCGGCGGCGCCGCGGTGGCCCGCGGCGCGCTCGCCGAACTCGCCGACCACTCCGGCTGGCCGCTGCCCGAGGAGGTGACGCTGGTCGCGCTCGCCCCGGGCAGCCGCCCCTCGCGCGCCGCGCTCGACCGGGACCTGCTGGTGGACTTCGCCGACCCCGAGCCGCACCTGCTGATCCCCGGGCCGCTGACCCCGGCGCGGCGCGAGAGCCTGGCCGCCGCGCTCGACGGCTGCCGCGCCGCGGTGGGCCTGACCACCGCGCTCGGCGAGGCCGCCGACTCGCTGCGCTGGGCCCGGCACACGCTGGCGCTCGCCGAGTCGGGCATCATCTCCCCCGCCGGCGGCGCGAACGGGACGGGCGGCGCGAACGGGATGGGCGGCGCGAACGGAACCGGCGGGACCGCGACCGGCGCCGCCACCGAGGCCAGGACCACGGCCATGACCGAAGCCGGGACCGGGGCCGCCTCCGCGGACGGGGGCGGCGTCCTGCTCAGCGAGGACCACCTGCTGCCGCTGTGGCTGCTCGGAGACTCGGCGCTGGCCGACCAGATCGCCACGAAGTACCTCGCCCCGCTGGTCGGGCTGACCCCGGCCCAGCGCAGCCGGCTGATCGACACCCTGCGCATCCGGCTCACCACCCGCGGCACCGCCGCCCAGGTTGCCGAGTTGCTCGGGGTGCACCCGCAGACCGTCCGCTACCGGCTGCGCATCCTGGACCGGGCCTTCGGCGACCAGCTCGCCGACCCCGATGACCGGTTCGCCACCGAGATCGCCCTGCGCGCGCTGCACCTGCGCGAGCACGGCGAGGGCGGCGGCGCCCGCACGAGTCCCCCGCGGGGCCCCGCGCCGGCAACCGCCGCCCCTGAGCGGGCGGGCGCGCGGGCGTCGCGCGCCGTCCGGCGACGCCCGCCGCCGCCCGGACCGTTACGAGGCGTACGCCTCCAGCTCGGAGAGCCGACCGGCCTGGCCCGTGTTCCCGGTGAACGTCAGCCGCAGGTAGCGGGTGCTCGCAGGCCGTAG
- a CDS encoding ABC transporter ATP-binding protein, with the protein MGIEVTVEGLTKSFGTQNVWQDVTLTLPAGEVSVMLGPSGTGKTVFLKSVIGLLKPERGRVLVDGVDMVNSPERDIYEARKLFGLMFQDGALFGSMNLFDNIAFPLREHTRKKESEIRRIVMERIDMVGLLGAEGKLPGEISGGMRKRAGLARALVLDPQIILCDEPDSGLDPVRTSYISQLLIDLNAQIDATMLIVTHNLDIAATVPDNMGMLFRRELVAFGPRELLLTSQEPVVRQFLSGRRSGPIGMSEEKDEALIAREQLDGGPGGLGGIGPGGPPRIVPQLEPSPGLPARRAVQRHRARVLSMWDTLPAAAREAIKTGLAPHTPQGEPA; encoded by the coding sequence ATGGGAATCGAAGTGACCGTCGAGGGACTGACGAAGTCGTTCGGCACACAGAACGTCTGGCAGGACGTGACGCTCACGCTGCCGGCCGGCGAGGTCAGCGTGATGCTCGGCCCCTCCGGGACCGGCAAGACGGTCTTCCTCAAGTCCGTCATCGGCCTGCTCAAACCCGAGCGCGGCCGGGTGCTCGTCGACGGCGTCGACATGGTGAACAGCCCCGAGCGCGACATCTACGAGGCCCGCAAGCTCTTCGGCCTGATGTTCCAGGACGGCGCGCTGTTCGGCTCGATGAACCTCTTCGACAACATCGCCTTCCCGCTGCGCGAGCACACCCGCAAGAAGGAGTCGGAGATCCGCCGCATCGTCATGGAGCGGATCGACATGGTCGGCCTGCTCGGCGCCGAGGGCAAGCTGCCCGGCGAGATCTCCGGCGGCATGCGCAAACGCGCCGGGCTGGCCCGCGCGCTGGTGCTCGACCCGCAGATCATCCTGTGCGACGAGCCGGACTCCGGCCTGGACCCGGTGCGCACCTCCTACATCTCCCAACTGCTCATCGACCTCAACGCGCAGATCGACGCGACGATGCTGATCGTCACCCACAACCTCGACATCGCCGCGACCGTGCCGGACAACATGGGCATGCTCTTCCGCCGCGAGCTGGTCGCCTTCGGCCCCCGCGAGCTGCTGCTGACCAGTCAGGAGCCGGTGGTCCGGCAGTTCCTGTCCGGGCGCAGGTCCGGCCCGATCGGCATGTCCGAGGAGAAGGACGAGGCGCTCATCGCCCGCGAGCAGCTCGACGGCGGCCCCGGCGGTCTCGGCGGCATCGGCCCCGGCGGCCCGCCGCGGATCGTGCCGCAGCTCGAACCCAGCCCCGGGCTGCCGGCCCGGCGCGCCGTCCAGCGGCACCGCGCCCGGGTGCTGTCCATGTGGGACACGCTGCCCGCCGCCGCCCGCGAGGCGATCAAGACCGGGCTGGCCCCGCACACCCCGCAGGGGGAGCCCGCATGA
- a CDS encoding glycoside hydrolase family 13 protein, whose product MADTPQPEADENWWRGAVIYQVYPRSFADSNGDGTGDLAGVRSRLPYLAELGVDALWFNPWYPSPMADGGYDVADYRDVEPVFGTLAEAEKLISEALALGIRTIIDIVPNHISAAHPWFREALAGGPGHPARERFWFRPGRGEHGELPPNNWPSQFGGPAWTRTTDPDGTPGDWFLNLFDSEQPDLNWNHPQVRAEHEDILRFWFDRGAGGVRIDSAAMVCKDPLLPDLTDDPAAPHPYIDRDELHDIYRSWRRVADAYSAGSGTAADNNVRPGGAPRTRILVGEVWLPDAERFARYLRPDEMHTAFNFDFLSCPWEPERLRASIDVTLAAHAPVRAPATWVLCNHDVTRTVTRYGRADTGFDFATKAFGVPTDLELGTRRARAAALLTLALPGSVYLYQGEELGLPEVEDIPVERLQDPMYLRSGGANPGRDGCRVPLPWSGDRAPFGFGPAGSAEPWLPQPADWAARTAEVQAADPASMLSLYRAAIALRKAEPGLGDGPLEWLAAAPGVLAFRRGERFSCVVNLSPEAVELPPHGELLLTSGPLTPEGRLPRDTAVWLRD is encoded by the coding sequence GTGGCAGACACCCCTCAGCCCGAGGCCGACGAGAACTGGTGGCGCGGCGCGGTCATCTACCAGGTCTATCCGCGTAGCTTCGCCGACAGCAACGGCGACGGGACCGGCGACCTCGCCGGGGTGCGGTCCCGCCTCCCGTACCTGGCCGAGCTGGGCGTCGACGCCCTGTGGTTCAACCCCTGGTACCCCTCGCCGATGGCCGACGGCGGCTACGACGTCGCCGACTACCGGGACGTCGAACCGGTCTTCGGCACCCTCGCCGAGGCCGAGAAGCTGATCTCCGAGGCCCTGGCGCTGGGCATCAGGACGATCATCGACATCGTGCCCAACCACATCTCGGCCGCGCACCCGTGGTTCCGCGAGGCGCTGGCCGGCGGGCCCGGCCACCCGGCCAGGGAACGGTTCTGGTTCCGGCCCGGGCGCGGCGAGCACGGCGAACTGCCCCCGAACAACTGGCCCTCGCAGTTCGGCGGGCCAGCCTGGACCCGCACCACCGACCCGGACGGCACGCCCGGCGACTGGTTCCTGAACCTCTTCGACTCCGAGCAGCCCGACCTCAACTGGAACCACCCGCAGGTGCGGGCCGAGCACGAGGACATCCTGCGGTTCTGGTTCGACCGCGGCGCCGGCGGGGTGCGCATCGACTCGGCCGCGATGGTCTGCAAGGACCCGCTGCTGCCCGACCTGACCGACGACCCGGCCGCGCCGCACCCGTACATCGACCGCGACGAGCTGCACGACATCTACCGCTCCTGGCGGCGGGTGGCCGACGCGTACTCGGCCGGCTCGGGGACGGCTGCCGACAACAATGTCCGGCCCGGTGGGGCGCCGCGCACCCGCATCCTGGTCGGCGAGGTGTGGCTGCCGGACGCCGAGCGGTTCGCCCGCTACCTGCGGCCCGACGAGATGCACACCGCGTTCAACTTCGACTTCCTGTCCTGCCCGTGGGAGCCGGAGCGGCTGCGCGCCTCGATCGACGTGACGCTGGCCGCGCACGCGCCGGTGAGGGCGCCGGCCACCTGGGTGCTGTGCAACCACGACGTGACGCGCACCGTCACCCGCTACGGCCGCGCGGACACCGGCTTCGACTTCGCCACCAAGGCGTTCGGGGTGCCCACCGACCTGGAGCTGGGCACCCGGCGGGCCCGGGCGGCCGCGCTGCTGACGCTCGCGCTGCCCGGCTCGGTCTACCTCTACCAGGGCGAGGAGCTGGGCCTGCCGGAGGTCGAGGACATCCCGGTGGAGCGGCTGCAGGACCCGATGTACCTGCGCTCGGGCGGCGCCAACCCGGGCCGCGACGGCTGCCGGGTGCCGCTGCCGTGGTCCGGCGACCGCGCGCCGTTCGGGTTCGGTCCCGCCGGGTCGGCCGAGCCGTGGCTGCCGCAGCCGGCGGACTGGGCGGCGCGCACCGCCGAGGTGCAGGCCGCGGACCCGGCGTCGATGCTGTCGCTGTACCGGGCGGCCATCGCGCTGCGCAAGGCGGAGCCGGGCCTCGGCGACGGGCCGCTGGAGTGGCTGGCCGCGGCGCCGGGCGTGCTCGCCTTCCGCCGCGGCGAGCGCTTCTCCTGCGTGGTCAACCTCTCCCCCGAGGCCGTGGAGCTGCCGCCGCACGGCGAGCTGCTGCTCACCTCCGGGCCGCTCACGCCCGAGGGGAGGCTGCCGCGGGACACCGCGGTCTGGCTGCGCGACTGA